In the Streptomyces spororaveus genome, CACGGCCGCGCCCTTGCCGAGGCCGGCCAGGGCCGCGGCGGCCGTGGCGTCGCCGTTGGCGACGAGCTTGCCGTCGACCGGCTGGTAAGCGAAGGCGCCGCGGTCGGCGGCCGGCTCGGCGGTGCAGCCCAGCTGGAAGGGGAGCAGGCCCTCGTAGGCCGACTTGCCCGCCTTCGACCTGACCTCGGCGGGCTTCTCGCCCGCCACGGACAGGGCGCTGATCACCACGGCGGTGGAGTTGGCGTCGCTGGGGGAGCCGGGCACGAAGCTCCAGCCGCCGTCCTCGTTCTGGACGGACTTCAGCCAGTCGACGCTCTTCTTGACCTCCGCGTCGTGGCCGCCGAGGGCCTGCAGGGCCTGCACGGCGGCCGCGGTGGCGTTCGTGTCGTACATCGTGTTCGCGTCGCAGGCCACGCCGGCGTTCGGGCGGAAGGAGGCGAAGCCGCCGTTCTGGCACTGCTGGCCGACCAGCCAGACCATGGCCTTGAGGGAGGGCTTGACGCCGACCGTGTGCTGGGCGAGCAGCGCGAAGGACTGCCGCCACACGCCGTCGTAGGTGGGGTCGTTCTTGCCGTAGAGGCCTTCGGGGATGACCGGCGGCGCGGAGGGGGAGGCGGGCGGCGCGGTGTCGGCGAGGGCTGCGGGGGCGGCGCCCACGCAGAGCACGGCGGAGGCGGCGAGCGCGGCTGCGCTGCGGCGGACGTTCATAGGGGGGCGGTGCCTCTCGTACGGGGGAACCGGCAGCAGGCACGCACAGGCACCGGGCTCCGGCTCCGTTTACCTCGACGGTGCCGGCCGCCGGGGCTCCGGCGACACGAGCCGCGCACCACCGGTACGGGGCATTCCGGCTCCCCGCCCGGGCGGTGCCGGGTGTGGGTCACGGTTGCGGGTCAGCGCCGGAATTGCACCGGCTTCCCCCCGTACAGAGGTGTGGACGACAGGCTCACTCTACCGGCCCGTAACCGGCGGGCCCCGGGGTGCCGGGGGCGTGCGCCCCTTACAGGGCCCGGTACGCGACCGGGTCCGTGCCCGGCACCGCCTCGGCCCGGCCCTGCTTCACCAGCCGCCTCACATGGGCCTCCGCCTCGGAGACCGCGATGTTGCGGGAGCCGTACGGGATCTGCTCCCAGGGCCGGTTCCACTGCATCCGCTCGGCCAGCCCCCACGGGGTCAGCGGCTCCGCGAGCAGCGTCCGCAGGCCGCTGAGCCGTTCCTCGTGGTGGTCGAGGAGTTCCCGTACGCGGGCGGGTGCGTCGGTGAAGGCGTGCTGGTGGGCCGGGAGCACCTCGGCCGGTCCGAGGCGGCCGATGCGTTCGAGGGAGTCGAGGTAGTCGCCGAGGGGGTCGGTGACGCGGGTGTCCTCCGGGGCCTCGTACAGGCCGATGTGGGGGGAGATCCCGGGCAGCAGGTGGTCCCCGGAGAAGAGCCGGCCGTTGCCGGGGAGGTGCGCCGGATGGTCCTCCTCCAGGTGCAGGCAGACGTGGCCCGGGGTGTGGCCGGGGGTCCAGATCGCGCGCAGCCGGCGCCCGGC is a window encoding:
- a CDS encoding terpene cyclase/mutase family protein; this encodes MNVRRSAAALAASAVLCVGAAPAALADTAPPASPSAPPVIPEGLYGKNDPTYDGVWRQSFALLAQHTVGVKPSLKAMVWLVGQQCQNGGFASFRPNAGVACDANTMYDTNATAAAVQALQALGGHDAEVKKSVDWLKSVQNEDGGWSFVPGSPSDANSTAVVISALSVAGEKPAEVRSKAGKSAYEGLLPFQLGCTAEPAADRGAFAYQPVDGKLVANGDATAAAALAGLGKGAAVVPSAENTPAAPLACPAVNAADPVAAAQGAAGYLAEALKKDGHLMAVTPGADQPTPDTGNTADAVLALAAAGHKESAAGALKWLEANSAEWSKGSPAALGTLVLAAHATGTDPKSFGGTDLVAALNATGPAPQGADTEATEVEGEKEKSSTNQNVWWVVGAGAAAGIGIGILLSGRRKKNQS
- a CDS encoding MBL fold metallo-hydrolase, with protein sequence MTEDTPQITEDTPHVTDHGGGVWGIKVPIPDNPLGHTLVHVLDTDRGPVLVDTGWDDPESWDTLVAGLAALGTAVTDIHGVVITHHHPDHHGLSGQVREASGAWIAMHAADTEVVVRTRASEPGVWFDYMSAKLAAAGAPEEHIAPLRAARASGRMRTLPGLRAAVPDREIVPAELLPLAGRRLRAIWTPGHTPGHVCLHLEEDHPAHLPGNGRLFSGDHLLPGISPHIGLYEAPEDTRVTDPLGDYLDSLERIGRLGPAEVLPAHQHAFTDAPARVRELLDHHEERLSGLRTLLAEPLTPWGLAERMQWNRPWEQIPYGSRNIAVSEAEAHVRRLVKQGRAEAVPGTDPVAYRAL